The stretch of DNA TCCATTATCGGCATCCGATTTTTCTTCGTTTTTGCTTCAGGCACAGGCTTCGAAGGCCCAGGTGCTGGGACTGGCGAATGCGGGGGGCGATACGATCAACGCGATCAAGGCTGCCAGGGAATTCGGTATCACACGTTCGATGAAGATCGCGGCGTTGCTGGTGTTTATCAACGATATCCATAGCCTTGGGCTGGAAACTACCCAGGGGCTTGTGCTGACCGATAGCTGGTACTGGAACAAGGATGCGAATACGCGCAAATGGTCGAAGCGTTATTTCGACAAGATGCGAAAAATGCCTTCCAGTCTTCAGGCCGCTGATTATTCCGCCACGATGAATTATCTGAAAGCGGTGCAGGCAGTGGGATCGACAGATGCCGACAAAGTTATGACGCAACTTAAGGCGCAGAAGATCGACGACTTCTTTGCTAAAGGCTATGTGCGTCGGGATGGCAGCATGATTCACGACATGTACCTGATGCAGGTTAAAACACCTGCCGAATCAAAAGAGCCGTGGGATTACTACAAAATCATTGCCACCATTCCTGGTGAACAGGCATTTACAACACGGCAGGAAACGCGCTGCGCACTATGGAAGTGACGTATGTGAATCGGGATGCAAGGCGGCAAACGGATTGCCACTTTGCGATGACGTATTTTCCTGGCGACAGATGACGGGTTGAAGGTTCGATGGATATCCTGGGCGTTCCATTGCCGGCGATGCTGAGCCAGTTGTTGCTCGGGCTCGTGAACGGCTCGTTTTATGCGATGTTGAGTTTGGGCCTCGCGGTGATTTTTGGCTTGCTCAATATCATCAACTTTGCTCATGGCGCGCTTTTCATGCTTGGCGCGATGCTTACATGGATGGGGTTGTCGTACCTTGGCCTCTCCTACTGGATCATGCTGGTACTGGCTCCAGCCCTTGCGGGGTTATTGGGCATCCTGATTGAGCGCACCCTGTTGCGCAGGATTTATCACGTCGACCATCTATATGGGCTTCTGCTGACATTTGGCCTGACGCTGGTGATCGAAGGTGTGTTCCATACGTTCTATGGTTCCTCCGGGCAGCCTTATGACGTACCGCAGGCGCTATCGGGGGTGAGCAATCTGGGCTTCATGTTTTTGCCGAACTATCGTGCATGGGTCGTCGTGGTATCGCTGGTGGTGTGTTTTGCAACGTGGTTCATGATCGAAAAAACCCAGCTCGGAATGTATTTGCGAGCAGGCACCGAGAACCCGCGTCTTGTGGAAGCATTTGGCATCAACGTGCCGCGAATGATTACGCTGACCTATGGCTTTGGCGTTGCATTGGCTGCGTTTGCGGGGGTGCTGGCAGCTCCGGTTATTCAGATTTCACCGTTGATGGGGCAACCGGTGATCATCACGGTATTTGCGGTGGTGGTGATTGGCGGCATGGGCTCGATTCCCGGTTCGATTTTGACGGGACTGATGCTAGGCGTGATTGAAGGATTAACGCGCGTTTTTTATCCGGAGGCATCGGCGACGGTCGTCTTCATCATCATGGCGCTGGTATTGCTGGTGCGGCCGGCAGGCATCTTTGGCAAGGAAAAATAATGCAAAAAAAAGCGTTCTATACGCTATTGCTGCTGGGTCTGGTTCTCGCGCCATGGATAGGGGCTTATCCACTCTTCGTGATGAAGATGCTGTGTTTCGCGCTCTTTGCCTCGGCCTTCAACCTGTTGCTGGGATATACCGGGTTGCTGTCGTTTGGTCACGCCATGTTTCTCGCTACCGCGGGATATGCGACGGGCTACACCATTCAGACATGGGGCTTTTCACCGGAGCTTGGAGTACTCGCTGGAACCGTTGCCGCAATGCTACTTGGCATGATTGTTGGTTTCTTTGCGATTCGCTGCCAGGGCATTTACTTTGCGATGGTGACATTGGCTTTCGCGCAGATGATGTATTTCATTTACTTGCAGGCCCCGTTTACCCATGGCGAAGATGGCTTGCAAGGGGTGCCGCGCGGCAGCTTGTTTGGGCTGCTCGATCTGTCATCAGATATCGTGCTCTATTACGTTGTGTTGACGGTAATGGCCTTGGTGTTCTTGCTGATTGTGCGCATCGTTCATTCTCCATTTGGACAGGTGCTGGTCGCCATTAAAGAAAATGAACCAAGAGCGGTCTCGCTAGGTTATGACGCGGCCCGCTTCAAATTGCTCGCGTTTGTGCTGTCGGCGGGGCTGAGCGGGCTGGCAGGATCGCTGAAAGTACTGGTGCTGGGGTTTGAGACGCTCGGCGATGCCTATTGGACGATGTCCGGTCTTGTTGTACTGATGACGCTCATCGGTGGCATGGGGACGCTCTGTGGCCCTTTGCTGGGGGCAGCGCTGATCGTCGTTCTGGAAGACCGGCTGGGCGATCTGGGGAACGTGCTGGCAACAGTGACAGGTATCAGCTGGTTTCGGACATTCGGCGAGTCAGTCACGATTGTCACTGGACTGATTTTTATCGTGTGTGTCCTGGTGTTTCGACGGGGTATCGTCGGTGAGATCGTGGCTCGGACC from Paraburkholderia hayleyella encodes:
- a CDS encoding branched-chain amino acid ABC transporter permease: MDILGVPLPAMLSQLLLGLVNGSFYAMLSLGLAVIFGLLNIINFAHGALFMLGAMLTWMGLSYLGLSYWIMLVLAPALAGLLGILIERTLLRRIYHVDHLYGLLLTFGLTLVIEGVFHTFYGSSGQPYDVPQALSGVSNLGFMFLPNYRAWVVVVSLVVCFATWFMIEKTQLGMYLRAGTENPRLVEAFGINVPRMITLTYGFGVALAAFAGVLAAPVIQISPLMGQPVIITVFAVVVIGGMGSIPGSILTGLMLGVIEGLTRVFYPEASATVVFIIMALVLLVRPAGIFGKEK
- a CDS encoding branched-chain amino acid ABC transporter permease; the protein is MQKKAFYTLLLLGLVLAPWIGAYPLFVMKMLCFALFASAFNLLLGYTGLLSFGHAMFLATAGYATGYTIQTWGFSPELGVLAGTVAAMLLGMIVGFFAIRCQGIYFAMVTLAFAQMMYFIYLQAPFTHGEDGLQGVPRGSLFGLLDLSSDIVLYYVVLTVMALVFLLIVRIVHSPFGQVLVAIKENEPRAVSLGYDAARFKLLAFVLSAGLSGLAGSLKVLVLGFETLGDAYWTMSGLVVLMTLIGGMGTLCGPLLGAALIVVLEDRLGDLGNVLATVTGISWFRTFGESVTIVTGLIFIVCVLVFRRGIVGEIVARTRVLRSQDN